From a region of the Globicephala melas chromosome 19, mGloMel1.2, whole genome shotgun sequence genome:
- the BCAR1 gene encoding breast cancer anti-estrogen resistance protein 1 isoform X1 yields MNYLNVLAKALYDNVAESPDELSFRKGDIMTVLERDTQGLDGWWLCSLHGRQGIVPGNRLKILVGMHDKKPVGPGPGPPASSALPQPSLHPPAAQYTPMLPATYQPQPDSVYLVPTPSKTQQGLYQAPGPSPQFQSPPAKQTATFSKQMPHHPFPSPAPDLYQVPPGPGSPAQDIYQVPPSAGIGHDIYQVPPSMDARSWEGTKPPAKVAVSTRVGQGYVFEAPQPEQDEYDIPRHLLAPGPQDIYDVPPVRGLLPSQYGQEVYDTPPMAVKGPNGRDPSLDVYDVPPSVEKGLPPSSHHAVYDVPPSVSKDVPDGPLLREETYDVPPAFAKAKPFDPTRHPLVLAAPPPDSPPAEDVYDVPPPAPDLYDVPPGLRRPGPGTLYDVPRERVLPPEAANGSVADDGVYAVPPPAEREAPADAKRLSASSTGSTRSSQSASSLEAAVPGREPLELEVAVEALARLQQGVSATVAHLLDLAGSAGGCGGWRSTSEPQEPPAQDLRAAVAAVHGAVHELLEFARSAVGNAAHTSDRTLHAKLSRQLQKMEDVYQTLVAHGQALDSSRGGLGATPEDLDRLVACSRAVPEDVKQLASFLHGNASLLFRRTKASVPGPEGGGPLHLNPTDKASSIQSRPLPSPPKFTSQDSPDGQYENSEGGWMEDYDYVHLQGKEEFEKTQKELLEKGNIMRQGKGQLELQQLKQFERLEQEVSRPIDHDLANWMPAQPLAPGRTGGLGPSDRQLLLFYLEQCEANLTTLTNAVDAFFTAVATNQPPKIFVAHSKFVILSAHKLVFIGDTLSRQAKAADVRSQVTHYSNLLCDLLRGIVATTKAAALQYPSPAAAQDMVDRVKELGHSTQQFRRVLGQLAAA; encoded by the exons AACGTGCTGGCCAAAGCCCTCTACGACAATGTGGCCGAGTCCCCAGATGAGCTCTCCTTCCGCAAGGGCGACATCATGACGGTGCTGGAGCGGGACACGCAGGGCCTAGATGGCTGGTGGCTCTGCTCGCTGCACGGGCGCCAAGGCATCGTGCCCGGGAACCGCCTCAAGATCCTGGTGGGCATGCATGACAAGAAGCCCGTGGGGCCCGGCCCCGGCCCGCCCGCCAGCTCGGCCCTGCCTCAGCCCAGCCTCCACCCCCCGGCAGCCCAGTACACACCCATGCTGCCTGCCACGTACCAGCCCCAGCCGGACAGTGTCTACCTGGTGCCCACCCCCAGCAAGACTCAGCAAGGCCTCTACCAAGCCCCTGGGCCCAGCCCCCAGTTCCAGTCTCCCCCGGCCAAGCAGACAGCCACATTCTCCAAGCAGATGCCCCATCACCCgtttcccagcccagccccagaccTTTACCAGGTGCCCCCGGGGCCTGGCAGCCCTGCCCAGGACATCTACCAGGTGCCGCCTTCCGCTGGGATAGGACACGACATCTACCAGGTCCCCCCATCCATGGATGCACGGAGCTGGGAGGGGACGAAGCCACCAGCCAAG GTGGCAGTGTCCACCCGCGTGGGGCAAGGCTATGTGTTCGAGGCCCCCCAGCCCGAGCAGGACGAGTACGACATCCCACGCCACCTGCTGGCCCCGGGGCCCCAGGACATCTATGACGTGCCCCCTGTTCGGGGGCTGCTTCCCAGCCAGTACGGCCAGGAG GTATATGACACGCCCCCCATGGCTGTCAAGGGTCCCAATGGCCGGGACCCATCGCTGGACGTGTATGATGTGCCCCCCAGTGTGGAGAAGGGCCTGCCGCCGTCCAGCCATCATGCG GTGTACGATGTTCCTCCATCGGTGAGCAAAGACGTGCCCGACGGCCCACTGCTGCGTGAGGAGACCTATGACGTGCCCCCCGCCTTCGCCAAGGCCAAGCCCTTTGACCCGACCCGCCACCCGCTGGTGCTCGCCGCACCCCCTCCGGACTCGCCACCAGCTGAGGACGTGTACGACGTGCCGCCCCCGGCTCCTGACCTCTACGACGTGCCCCCCGGTTTGCGGCGGCCTGGCCCGGGCACCCTCTACGACGTGCCCCGAGAGCGGGTCCTTCCTCCCGAGGCAGCCAACGGCAGCGTGGCCGACGACGGTGTGTATGCGGTGCCCCCCCCTGCCGAGCGAGAGGCCCCGGCCGACGCCAAGCGCCTGTCAGCCTCCAGCACGGGCAGCACACGCAGCAGCCAGTCGGCCTCCTCCCTGGAGGCAGCGGTGCCGGGCCGTGAGCCCCTGGAGCTGGAGGTGGCCGTGGAGGCCCTGGCACGGCTACAGCAGGGCGTGAGCGCCACCGTGGCCCACCTCTTGGACCTGGCAGGCAGTGCGGGCGGGTGTGGGGGCTGGCGCAgcacctctgagcctcaggagCCTCCGGCACAGGACCTGCGGGCTGCCGTGGCCGCCGTCCACGGGGCCGTCCACGAGCTGCTGGAGTTTGCCCGCAGCGCCGTGGGCAATGCCGCCCACACTTCCGACCGCACGCTGCATGCCAAGCTTAGCCGGCAACTGCAGAAGATGGAGGACGTGTACCAGACGCTGGTGGCCCACGGTCAGGCCCTTGACAGTAGCCGGGGAGGCCTGGGGGCCACTCCCGAAGACCTGGACCGCCTGGTGGCCTGCTCGCGGGCTGTGCCCGAGGATGTCAAGCAGCTGGCCTCCTTCTTGCATGGCAACGCCTCGCTGCTCTTCAGACGGACCAAGGCCTCTGTCCCAGGGCCTGAGGGGGGTGGCCCCCTGCACCTCAACCCCACCGACAAGGCCAGCAGCATCCAGTCCcggcccctgccctcaccccccaAGTTCACCTCCCAGGACTCGCCTGATGGGCAGTACGAGAACAGTGAGGGAGGCTGGATGGAGGATTACGACTACGTACACCTGCAG GGgaaggaagagtttgagaagaccCAGAAGGAGTTGCTGGAAAAGGGCAACATAATGCGGCAGGGGAAGGGCCAGCTGGAGCTGCAGCAG ctgAAGCAGTTTGAACGGCTGGAGCAGGAGGTGTCACGGCCCATAGACCATGACCTGGCCAACTGGAtgccagcccagcccctggccccggGCCGGACGGGCGGCCTGGGGCCCTCGGACCGGCAGCTGCTGCTCTTCTACCTGGAGCAGTGCGAGGCGAACCTGACCACGCTCACCAACGCCGTGGATGCCTTCTTCACCGCCGTGGCCACCAACCAGCCCCCCAAAATCTTCGTGGCACACAGCAAGTTTGTCATCCTCAGCGCCCACAAGCTGGTATTCATCGGGGACACACTGTCACGGCAGGCTAAGGCGGCCGACGTCCGCAGCCAGGTGACCCACTACAGcaacctgctgtgtgacctcctGCGCGGCATCGTGGCCACCACCAAGGCCGCTGCCCTCCAGTACCCGTCGCCTGCCGCCGCCCAGGACATGGTGGACAGGGTCAAGGAGCTGGGCCACAGCACCCAGCAGTTCCGCCGGGTCCTGGGCCAGCTGGCAGCTGCCTGA
- the BCAR1 gene encoding breast cancer anti-estrogen resistance protein 1 isoform X4, producing MTVLERDTQGLDGWWLCSLHGRQGIVPGNRLKILVGMHDKKPVGPGPGPPASSALPQPSLHPPAAQYTPMLPATYQPQPDSVYLVPTPSKTQQGLYQAPGPSPQFQSPPAKQTATFSKQMPHHPFPSPAPDLYQVPPGPGSPAQDIYQVPPSAGIGHDIYQVPPSMDARSWEGTKPPAKVAVSTRVGQGYVFEAPQPEQDEYDIPRHLLAPGPQDIYDVPPVRGLLPSQYGQEVYDTPPMAVKGPNGRDPSLDVYDVPPSVEKGLPPSSHHAVYDVPPSVSKDVPDGPLLREETYDVPPAFAKAKPFDPTRHPLVLAAPPPDSPPAEDVYDVPPPAPDLYDVPPGLRRPGPGTLYDVPRERVLPPEAANGSVADDGVYAVPPPAEREAPADAKRLSASSTGSTRSSQSASSLEAAVPGREPLELEVAVEALARLQQGVSATVAHLLDLAGSAGGCGGWRSTSEPQEPPAQDLRAAVAAVHGAVHELLEFARSAVGNAAHTSDRTLHAKLSRQLQKMEDVYQTLVAHGQALDSSRGGLGATPEDLDRLVACSRAVPEDVKQLASFLHGNASLLFRRTKASVPGPEGGGPLHLNPTDKASSIQSRPLPSPPKFTSQDSPDGQYENSEGGWMEDYDYVHLQGKEEFEKTQKELLEKGNIMRQGKGQLELQQLKQFERLEQEVSRPIDHDLANWMPAQPLAPGRTGGLGPSDRQLLLFYLEQCEANLTTLTNAVDAFFTAVATNQPPKIFVAHSKFVILSAHKLVFIGDTLSRQAKAADVRSQVTHYSNLLCDLLRGIVATTKAAALQYPSPAAAQDMVDRVKELGHSTQQFRRVLGQLAAA from the exons ATGACGGTGCTGGAGCGGGACACGCAGGGCCTAGATGGCTGGTGGCTCTGCTCGCTGCACGGGCGCCAAGGCATCGTGCCCGGGAACCGCCTCAAGATCCTGGTGGGCATGCATGACAAGAAGCCCGTGGGGCCCGGCCCCGGCCCGCCCGCCAGCTCGGCCCTGCCTCAGCCCAGCCTCCACCCCCCGGCAGCCCAGTACACACCCATGCTGCCTGCCACGTACCAGCCCCAGCCGGACAGTGTCTACCTGGTGCCCACCCCCAGCAAGACTCAGCAAGGCCTCTACCAAGCCCCTGGGCCCAGCCCCCAGTTCCAGTCTCCCCCGGCCAAGCAGACAGCCACATTCTCCAAGCAGATGCCCCATCACCCgtttcccagcccagccccagaccTTTACCAGGTGCCCCCGGGGCCTGGCAGCCCTGCCCAGGACATCTACCAGGTGCCGCCTTCCGCTGGGATAGGACACGACATCTACCAGGTCCCCCCATCCATGGATGCACGGAGCTGGGAGGGGACGAAGCCACCAGCCAAG GTGGCAGTGTCCACCCGCGTGGGGCAAGGCTATGTGTTCGAGGCCCCCCAGCCCGAGCAGGACGAGTACGACATCCCACGCCACCTGCTGGCCCCGGGGCCCCAGGACATCTATGACGTGCCCCCTGTTCGGGGGCTGCTTCCCAGCCAGTACGGCCAGGAG GTATATGACACGCCCCCCATGGCTGTCAAGGGTCCCAATGGCCGGGACCCATCGCTGGACGTGTATGATGTGCCCCCCAGTGTGGAGAAGGGCCTGCCGCCGTCCAGCCATCATGCG GTGTACGATGTTCCTCCATCGGTGAGCAAAGACGTGCCCGACGGCCCACTGCTGCGTGAGGAGACCTATGACGTGCCCCCCGCCTTCGCCAAGGCCAAGCCCTTTGACCCGACCCGCCACCCGCTGGTGCTCGCCGCACCCCCTCCGGACTCGCCACCAGCTGAGGACGTGTACGACGTGCCGCCCCCGGCTCCTGACCTCTACGACGTGCCCCCCGGTTTGCGGCGGCCTGGCCCGGGCACCCTCTACGACGTGCCCCGAGAGCGGGTCCTTCCTCCCGAGGCAGCCAACGGCAGCGTGGCCGACGACGGTGTGTATGCGGTGCCCCCCCCTGCCGAGCGAGAGGCCCCGGCCGACGCCAAGCGCCTGTCAGCCTCCAGCACGGGCAGCACACGCAGCAGCCAGTCGGCCTCCTCCCTGGAGGCAGCGGTGCCGGGCCGTGAGCCCCTGGAGCTGGAGGTGGCCGTGGAGGCCCTGGCACGGCTACAGCAGGGCGTGAGCGCCACCGTGGCCCACCTCTTGGACCTGGCAGGCAGTGCGGGCGGGTGTGGGGGCTGGCGCAgcacctctgagcctcaggagCCTCCGGCACAGGACCTGCGGGCTGCCGTGGCCGCCGTCCACGGGGCCGTCCACGAGCTGCTGGAGTTTGCCCGCAGCGCCGTGGGCAATGCCGCCCACACTTCCGACCGCACGCTGCATGCCAAGCTTAGCCGGCAACTGCAGAAGATGGAGGACGTGTACCAGACGCTGGTGGCCCACGGTCAGGCCCTTGACAGTAGCCGGGGAGGCCTGGGGGCCACTCCCGAAGACCTGGACCGCCTGGTGGCCTGCTCGCGGGCTGTGCCCGAGGATGTCAAGCAGCTGGCCTCCTTCTTGCATGGCAACGCCTCGCTGCTCTTCAGACGGACCAAGGCCTCTGTCCCAGGGCCTGAGGGGGGTGGCCCCCTGCACCTCAACCCCACCGACAAGGCCAGCAGCATCCAGTCCcggcccctgccctcaccccccaAGTTCACCTCCCAGGACTCGCCTGATGGGCAGTACGAGAACAGTGAGGGAGGCTGGATGGAGGATTACGACTACGTACACCTGCAG GGgaaggaagagtttgagaagaccCAGAAGGAGTTGCTGGAAAAGGGCAACATAATGCGGCAGGGGAAGGGCCAGCTGGAGCTGCAGCAG ctgAAGCAGTTTGAACGGCTGGAGCAGGAGGTGTCACGGCCCATAGACCATGACCTGGCCAACTGGAtgccagcccagcccctggccccggGCCGGACGGGCGGCCTGGGGCCCTCGGACCGGCAGCTGCTGCTCTTCTACCTGGAGCAGTGCGAGGCGAACCTGACCACGCTCACCAACGCCGTGGATGCCTTCTTCACCGCCGTGGCCACCAACCAGCCCCCCAAAATCTTCGTGGCACACAGCAAGTTTGTCATCCTCAGCGCCCACAAGCTGGTATTCATCGGGGACACACTGTCACGGCAGGCTAAGGCGGCCGACGTCCGCAGCCAGGTGACCCACTACAGcaacctgctgtgtgacctcctGCGCGGCATCGTGGCCACCACCAAGGCCGCTGCCCTCCAGTACCCGTCGCCTGCCGCCGCCCAGGACATGGTGGACAGGGTCAAGGAGCTGGGCCACAGCACCCAGCAGTTCCGCCGGGTCCTGGGCCAGCTGGCAGCTGCCTGA
- the BCAR1 gene encoding breast cancer anti-estrogen resistance protein 1 isoform X3, which yields MSVPNVLAKALYDNVAESPDELSFRKGDIMTVLERDTQGLDGWWLCSLHGRQGIVPGNRLKILVGMHDKKPVGPGPGPPASSALPQPSLHPPAAQYTPMLPATYQPQPDSVYLVPTPSKTQQGLYQAPGPSPQFQSPPAKQTATFSKQMPHHPFPSPAPDLYQVPPGPGSPAQDIYQVPPSAGIGHDIYQVPPSMDARSWEGTKPPAKVAVSTRVGQGYVFEAPQPEQDEYDIPRHLLAPGPQDIYDVPPVRGLLPSQYGQEVYDTPPMAVKGPNGRDPSLDVYDVPPSVEKGLPPSSHHAVYDVPPSVSKDVPDGPLLREETYDVPPAFAKAKPFDPTRHPLVLAAPPPDSPPAEDVYDVPPPAPDLYDVPPGLRRPGPGTLYDVPRERVLPPEAANGSVADDGVYAVPPPAEREAPADAKRLSASSTGSTRSSQSASSLEAAVPGREPLELEVAVEALARLQQGVSATVAHLLDLAGSAGGCGGWRSTSEPQEPPAQDLRAAVAAVHGAVHELLEFARSAVGNAAHTSDRTLHAKLSRQLQKMEDVYQTLVAHGQALDSSRGGLGATPEDLDRLVACSRAVPEDVKQLASFLHGNASLLFRRTKASVPGPEGGGPLHLNPTDKASSIQSRPLPSPPKFTSQDSPDGQYENSEGGWMEDYDYVHLQGKEEFEKTQKELLEKGNIMRQGKGQLELQQLKQFERLEQEVSRPIDHDLANWMPAQPLAPGRTGGLGPSDRQLLLFYLEQCEANLTTLTNAVDAFFTAVATNQPPKIFVAHSKFVILSAHKLVFIGDTLSRQAKAADVRSQVTHYSNLLCDLLRGIVATTKAAALQYPSPAAAQDMVDRVKELGHSTQQFRRVLGQLAAA from the exons AACGTGCTGGCCAAAGCCCTCTACGACAATGTGGCCGAGTCCCCAGATGAGCTCTCCTTCCGCAAGGGCGACATCATGACGGTGCTGGAGCGGGACACGCAGGGCCTAGATGGCTGGTGGCTCTGCTCGCTGCACGGGCGCCAAGGCATCGTGCCCGGGAACCGCCTCAAGATCCTGGTGGGCATGCATGACAAGAAGCCCGTGGGGCCCGGCCCCGGCCCGCCCGCCAGCTCGGCCCTGCCTCAGCCCAGCCTCCACCCCCCGGCAGCCCAGTACACACCCATGCTGCCTGCCACGTACCAGCCCCAGCCGGACAGTGTCTACCTGGTGCCCACCCCCAGCAAGACTCAGCAAGGCCTCTACCAAGCCCCTGGGCCCAGCCCCCAGTTCCAGTCTCCCCCGGCCAAGCAGACAGCCACATTCTCCAAGCAGATGCCCCATCACCCgtttcccagcccagccccagaccTTTACCAGGTGCCCCCGGGGCCTGGCAGCCCTGCCCAGGACATCTACCAGGTGCCGCCTTCCGCTGGGATAGGACACGACATCTACCAGGTCCCCCCATCCATGGATGCACGGAGCTGGGAGGGGACGAAGCCACCAGCCAAG GTGGCAGTGTCCACCCGCGTGGGGCAAGGCTATGTGTTCGAGGCCCCCCAGCCCGAGCAGGACGAGTACGACATCCCACGCCACCTGCTGGCCCCGGGGCCCCAGGACATCTATGACGTGCCCCCTGTTCGGGGGCTGCTTCCCAGCCAGTACGGCCAGGAG GTATATGACACGCCCCCCATGGCTGTCAAGGGTCCCAATGGCCGGGACCCATCGCTGGACGTGTATGATGTGCCCCCCAGTGTGGAGAAGGGCCTGCCGCCGTCCAGCCATCATGCG GTGTACGATGTTCCTCCATCGGTGAGCAAAGACGTGCCCGACGGCCCACTGCTGCGTGAGGAGACCTATGACGTGCCCCCCGCCTTCGCCAAGGCCAAGCCCTTTGACCCGACCCGCCACCCGCTGGTGCTCGCCGCACCCCCTCCGGACTCGCCACCAGCTGAGGACGTGTACGACGTGCCGCCCCCGGCTCCTGACCTCTACGACGTGCCCCCCGGTTTGCGGCGGCCTGGCCCGGGCACCCTCTACGACGTGCCCCGAGAGCGGGTCCTTCCTCCCGAGGCAGCCAACGGCAGCGTGGCCGACGACGGTGTGTATGCGGTGCCCCCCCCTGCCGAGCGAGAGGCCCCGGCCGACGCCAAGCGCCTGTCAGCCTCCAGCACGGGCAGCACACGCAGCAGCCAGTCGGCCTCCTCCCTGGAGGCAGCGGTGCCGGGCCGTGAGCCCCTGGAGCTGGAGGTGGCCGTGGAGGCCCTGGCACGGCTACAGCAGGGCGTGAGCGCCACCGTGGCCCACCTCTTGGACCTGGCAGGCAGTGCGGGCGGGTGTGGGGGCTGGCGCAgcacctctgagcctcaggagCCTCCGGCACAGGACCTGCGGGCTGCCGTGGCCGCCGTCCACGGGGCCGTCCACGAGCTGCTGGAGTTTGCCCGCAGCGCCGTGGGCAATGCCGCCCACACTTCCGACCGCACGCTGCATGCCAAGCTTAGCCGGCAACTGCAGAAGATGGAGGACGTGTACCAGACGCTGGTGGCCCACGGTCAGGCCCTTGACAGTAGCCGGGGAGGCCTGGGGGCCACTCCCGAAGACCTGGACCGCCTGGTGGCCTGCTCGCGGGCTGTGCCCGAGGATGTCAAGCAGCTGGCCTCCTTCTTGCATGGCAACGCCTCGCTGCTCTTCAGACGGACCAAGGCCTCTGTCCCAGGGCCTGAGGGGGGTGGCCCCCTGCACCTCAACCCCACCGACAAGGCCAGCAGCATCCAGTCCcggcccctgccctcaccccccaAGTTCACCTCCCAGGACTCGCCTGATGGGCAGTACGAGAACAGTGAGGGAGGCTGGATGGAGGATTACGACTACGTACACCTGCAG GGgaaggaagagtttgagaagaccCAGAAGGAGTTGCTGGAAAAGGGCAACATAATGCGGCAGGGGAAGGGCCAGCTGGAGCTGCAGCAG ctgAAGCAGTTTGAACGGCTGGAGCAGGAGGTGTCACGGCCCATAGACCATGACCTGGCCAACTGGAtgccagcccagcccctggccccggGCCGGACGGGCGGCCTGGGGCCCTCGGACCGGCAGCTGCTGCTCTTCTACCTGGAGCAGTGCGAGGCGAACCTGACCACGCTCACCAACGCCGTGGATGCCTTCTTCACCGCCGTGGCCACCAACCAGCCCCCCAAAATCTTCGTGGCACACAGCAAGTTTGTCATCCTCAGCGCCCACAAGCTGGTATTCATCGGGGACACACTGTCACGGCAGGCTAAGGCGGCCGACGTCCGCAGCCAGGTGACCCACTACAGcaacctgctgtgtgacctcctGCGCGGCATCGTGGCCACCACCAAGGCCGCTGCCCTCCAGTACCCGTCGCCTGCCGCCGCCCAGGACATGGTGGACAGGGTCAAGGAGCTGGGCCACAGCACCCAGCAGTTCCGCCGGGTCCTGGGCCAGCTGGCAGCTGCCTGA
- the BCAR1 gene encoding breast cancer anti-estrogen resistance protein 1 isoform X2 gives MDTREMPQNVLAKALYDNVAESPDELSFRKGDIMTVLERDTQGLDGWWLCSLHGRQGIVPGNRLKILVGMHDKKPVGPGPGPPASSALPQPSLHPPAAQYTPMLPATYQPQPDSVYLVPTPSKTQQGLYQAPGPSPQFQSPPAKQTATFSKQMPHHPFPSPAPDLYQVPPGPGSPAQDIYQVPPSAGIGHDIYQVPPSMDARSWEGTKPPAKVAVSTRVGQGYVFEAPQPEQDEYDIPRHLLAPGPQDIYDVPPVRGLLPSQYGQEVYDTPPMAVKGPNGRDPSLDVYDVPPSVEKGLPPSSHHAVYDVPPSVSKDVPDGPLLREETYDVPPAFAKAKPFDPTRHPLVLAAPPPDSPPAEDVYDVPPPAPDLYDVPPGLRRPGPGTLYDVPRERVLPPEAANGSVADDGVYAVPPPAEREAPADAKRLSASSTGSTRSSQSASSLEAAVPGREPLELEVAVEALARLQQGVSATVAHLLDLAGSAGGCGGWRSTSEPQEPPAQDLRAAVAAVHGAVHELLEFARSAVGNAAHTSDRTLHAKLSRQLQKMEDVYQTLVAHGQALDSSRGGLGATPEDLDRLVACSRAVPEDVKQLASFLHGNASLLFRRTKASVPGPEGGGPLHLNPTDKASSIQSRPLPSPPKFTSQDSPDGQYENSEGGWMEDYDYVHLQGKEEFEKTQKELLEKGNIMRQGKGQLELQQLKQFERLEQEVSRPIDHDLANWMPAQPLAPGRTGGLGPSDRQLLLFYLEQCEANLTTLTNAVDAFFTAVATNQPPKIFVAHSKFVILSAHKLVFIGDTLSRQAKAADVRSQVTHYSNLLCDLLRGIVATTKAAALQYPSPAAAQDMVDRVKELGHSTQQFRRVLGQLAAA, from the exons AACGTGCTGGCCAAAGCCCTCTACGACAATGTGGCCGAGTCCCCAGATGAGCTCTCCTTCCGCAAGGGCGACATCATGACGGTGCTGGAGCGGGACACGCAGGGCCTAGATGGCTGGTGGCTCTGCTCGCTGCACGGGCGCCAAGGCATCGTGCCCGGGAACCGCCTCAAGATCCTGGTGGGCATGCATGACAAGAAGCCCGTGGGGCCCGGCCCCGGCCCGCCCGCCAGCTCGGCCCTGCCTCAGCCCAGCCTCCACCCCCCGGCAGCCCAGTACACACCCATGCTGCCTGCCACGTACCAGCCCCAGCCGGACAGTGTCTACCTGGTGCCCACCCCCAGCAAGACTCAGCAAGGCCTCTACCAAGCCCCTGGGCCCAGCCCCCAGTTCCAGTCTCCCCCGGCCAAGCAGACAGCCACATTCTCCAAGCAGATGCCCCATCACCCgtttcccagcccagccccagaccTTTACCAGGTGCCCCCGGGGCCTGGCAGCCCTGCCCAGGACATCTACCAGGTGCCGCCTTCCGCTGGGATAGGACACGACATCTACCAGGTCCCCCCATCCATGGATGCACGGAGCTGGGAGGGGACGAAGCCACCAGCCAAG GTGGCAGTGTCCACCCGCGTGGGGCAAGGCTATGTGTTCGAGGCCCCCCAGCCCGAGCAGGACGAGTACGACATCCCACGCCACCTGCTGGCCCCGGGGCCCCAGGACATCTATGACGTGCCCCCTGTTCGGGGGCTGCTTCCCAGCCAGTACGGCCAGGAG GTATATGACACGCCCCCCATGGCTGTCAAGGGTCCCAATGGCCGGGACCCATCGCTGGACGTGTATGATGTGCCCCCCAGTGTGGAGAAGGGCCTGCCGCCGTCCAGCCATCATGCG GTGTACGATGTTCCTCCATCGGTGAGCAAAGACGTGCCCGACGGCCCACTGCTGCGTGAGGAGACCTATGACGTGCCCCCCGCCTTCGCCAAGGCCAAGCCCTTTGACCCGACCCGCCACCCGCTGGTGCTCGCCGCACCCCCTCCGGACTCGCCACCAGCTGAGGACGTGTACGACGTGCCGCCCCCGGCTCCTGACCTCTACGACGTGCCCCCCGGTTTGCGGCGGCCTGGCCCGGGCACCCTCTACGACGTGCCCCGAGAGCGGGTCCTTCCTCCCGAGGCAGCCAACGGCAGCGTGGCCGACGACGGTGTGTATGCGGTGCCCCCCCCTGCCGAGCGAGAGGCCCCGGCCGACGCCAAGCGCCTGTCAGCCTCCAGCACGGGCAGCACACGCAGCAGCCAGTCGGCCTCCTCCCTGGAGGCAGCGGTGCCGGGCCGTGAGCCCCTGGAGCTGGAGGTGGCCGTGGAGGCCCTGGCACGGCTACAGCAGGGCGTGAGCGCCACCGTGGCCCACCTCTTGGACCTGGCAGGCAGTGCGGGCGGGTGTGGGGGCTGGCGCAgcacctctgagcctcaggagCCTCCGGCACAGGACCTGCGGGCTGCCGTGGCCGCCGTCCACGGGGCCGTCCACGAGCTGCTGGAGTTTGCCCGCAGCGCCGTGGGCAATGCCGCCCACACTTCCGACCGCACGCTGCATGCCAAGCTTAGCCGGCAACTGCAGAAGATGGAGGACGTGTACCAGACGCTGGTGGCCCACGGTCAGGCCCTTGACAGTAGCCGGGGAGGCCTGGGGGCCACTCCCGAAGACCTGGACCGCCTGGTGGCCTGCTCGCGGGCTGTGCCCGAGGATGTCAAGCAGCTGGCCTCCTTCTTGCATGGCAACGCCTCGCTGCTCTTCAGACGGACCAAGGCCTCTGTCCCAGGGCCTGAGGGGGGTGGCCCCCTGCACCTCAACCCCACCGACAAGGCCAGCAGCATCCAGTCCcggcccctgccctcaccccccaAGTTCACCTCCCAGGACTCGCCTGATGGGCAGTACGAGAACAGTGAGGGAGGCTGGATGGAGGATTACGACTACGTACACCTGCAG GGgaaggaagagtttgagaagaccCAGAAGGAGTTGCTGGAAAAGGGCAACATAATGCGGCAGGGGAAGGGCCAGCTGGAGCTGCAGCAG ctgAAGCAGTTTGAACGGCTGGAGCAGGAGGTGTCACGGCCCATAGACCATGACCTGGCCAACTGGAtgccagcccagcccctggccccggGCCGGACGGGCGGCCTGGGGCCCTCGGACCGGCAGCTGCTGCTCTTCTACCTGGAGCAGTGCGAGGCGAACCTGACCACGCTCACCAACGCCGTGGATGCCTTCTTCACCGCCGTGGCCACCAACCAGCCCCCCAAAATCTTCGTGGCACACAGCAAGTTTGTCATCCTCAGCGCCCACAAGCTGGTATTCATCGGGGACACACTGTCACGGCAGGCTAAGGCGGCCGACGTCCGCAGCCAGGTGACCCACTACAGcaacctgctgtgtgacctcctGCGCGGCATCGTGGCCACCACCAAGGCCGCTGCCCTCCAGTACCCGTCGCCTGCCGCCGCCCAGGACATGGTGGACAGGGTCAAGGAGCTGGGCCACAGCACCCAGCAGTTCCGCCGGGTCCTGGGCCAGCTGGCAGCTGCCTGA